A region from the Lycium barbarum isolate Lr01 chromosome 8, ASM1917538v2, whole genome shotgun sequence genome encodes:
- the LOC132605833 gene encoding mitochondrial import inner membrane translocase subunit TIM10-like — translation MAANNVPTEVESQKIFGLAETEMEYRVEFFNKLTHTCFDKCVEKRYKEPELYMGENTCIDRCVSKYQQITNIIGTILANGGRST, via the exons ATGGCTGCTAATAACGTACCAACAGAAGTTGAAAGCCAGAAG ATTTTTGGCTTAGCCGAAACGGAAATGGAGTACAGGGTTGAATTCTTTAACAA GCTCACCCATACATGTTTCGACAAGTGTGTCGAGAAAAGGTACAAGGAGCCTGAGCTATATATGGGCGAAAATACCTGCATTGATCGTTGTGTCTCAAAATATCAGCAG aTTACAAACATCATCGGTACGATACTCGCTAATGGAGGACGATCCACGTGA